From Cydia pomonella isolate Wapato2018A chromosome 26, ilCydPomo1, whole genome shotgun sequence, one genomic window encodes:
- the LOC133531936 gene encoding putative uncharacterized protein DDB_G0282133 → MGAPLNTLPTFFVCQILLFDSIGGLPFSSISAIPSLTSSESSSNDDSTSHIILVNNENTIPTSSVLNTSTPKNFQLIIGLPLGSENNLLPIEGTDNDQTLMADAWTINLPASINIQPNVLVQNPVSEPTSSLNDVTLDTTSQITTTSTSNSVLTIIPKININPVSNGLKRELRDTICASSEEQYSSNNNFPSSPFNSFPSLPQFKPTFPRVNMPCTRCDSEDSSNLSSSVECDWSLSNPARCSSLFTNLSPTPNTLAFDSSNNKDPYFNDLKNYANTRQSVQCFSNDIQNEPNVEPNISPSHMIRLNNNLMKAKALQNNIFTSQSNVNNDANCENSINPNIMTEYQNVLRIRNDIIPKMLSENVAVKSIAQCNDDNIRCPQEGTVSAQNNMPYIQNNNVVNDNCKPASNVNIARMIKDNMNENKNNNQGCPQLRSIPIYNKESLLNKQAASSSNYVDCSQNQNNNICLGQVINQNNQGCPQLFNVAQNNLYQKKNNDANINIENSQICNCENEWNQNNNCNCVQMFTPNDNLAQALQMINMEKSKRAEASATSINILPFGETLIDGQPIGNNFISLDSLSCPAQLPTQSNPISFCTSETAVPSSTNIMLAPSINSVNTISPMIKNIAPSVPNMAITNSPCPQSFVQPFILNQDSFCNNNIQSLNPIITPTFIPIQSLPQVQFVNNIPSSTISVIPSLSLSDTCYSPISNLPSVCTSIQPIVPPSYPLITSNLNQADCISGASAAISPINKIVNSLTTNIMSNLLSKRLPTPPLVNLPPVNPYNCNLITESTASILPIFDIPVACNEYVPPIYSSIVPISTFNPNLFCMETGSCETCVPFVLSLTDAFYPESSFMSVPALTSDSTSLYGSLITPVTLPQAPSVVKINNAVNMCS, encoded by the exons ATGGGGGCTCCCCTAAACACATTACCCACCTTTTTTGTATGTCAG atACTGCTATTCGATTCCATCGGTGGATTACCATTTTCAAGTATATCAGCAATACCATCACTGACATCTTCGGAATCATCATCGAATGACGACTCAACATCACATATAATCTTAGTCAATAATGAAAATACCATCCCAACCTCTTCAGTCCTCAACACCTCAACACCGAAAAACTTCCAGCTTATTATCGGATTACCTCTTGGaagtgaaaataatttattaccaaTTGAAGGTACTGATAATGATCAAACTTTAATGGCAGATGCATGGACTATAAATTTACCAGCATCAATCAATATTCAACCAAATGTTCTTGTACAAAATCCAGTTTCTGAACCTACAAGTTCACTTAATGATGTAACTTTAGACACAACATCGCAAATCACAACTACTTCTACTTCTAATTCGGTTTTAACAATAATCcctaaaattaatataaatcctGTTTCAAATGGTTTGAAAAGAGAATTGCGTGACACTATATGTGCATCATCTGAAGAGCAATATTCGTCAAATAACAATTTTCCTTCGTCtccttttaatagttttccGTCATTACCTCAATTTAAACCGACGTTTCCTCGTGTAAATATGCCATGTACGAGGTGTGATTCAGAAGACTCAAGTAATTTGTCAAGCAGTGTAGAATGTGATTGGTCATTGTCTAATCCTGCTAGATGCTCATCATTATTTACAAATCTTAGTCCAACTCCTAATACGCTAGCATTTGATTCTTCTAATAATAAAGATCCCTATTTCAATGATTTAAAAAACTATGCGAATACTAGACAGAGTGTGCAGTGTTTTTCAAATGATATACAAAATGAACCAAACGTGGAGCCAAACATTTCTCCTTCTCATATGATtcggttaaataataatttaatgaaagCCAAagctttacaaaataatatatttacgtCTCAATCTAATGTTAATAACGATGCTAATTGCGAAAATTCAATCAACCCAAATATTATGACAGAATATCAAAATGTATTAAGAATTCGAAATGATATAATACCTAAAATGCTATCTGAAAATGTTGCCGTTAAATCTATTGCACAATGCAATGATGACAACATAAGATGCCCTCAAGAAGGAACGGTTTCCGCTCAGAATAATATGCCTTATATCCAAAATAATAACGTGGTAAACGACAATTGTAAACCTGCAAGCAATGTGAATATAGCGAGAATGATCAAAGACAATATGaatgagaataaaaataataaccaaGGCTGTCCTCAGTTAAGGTCAATTCCTATATACAATAAAGAATCTCTTCTTAATAAACAAGCAGCTTCATCAAGCAACTATGTCGATTGTTCTCAgaaccaaaataataatatttgtcttGGTCAagtaataaatcaaaataaccAAGGGTGCCCTCAGTTGTTTAACGTAGCacaaaataatttgtatcaAAAGAAGAATAACGATGCTAAtataaatatcgaaaatagCCAAATTTGCAATTGTGAAAATGAATGGAAccaaaataataactgtaattGCGTTCAAATGTTTACACCCAATGATAACTTAGCTCAAGCATTACAAATGATAAATATGGAAAAATCAAAGCGAGCCGAAGCTTCTGCTACTTCCATAAACATTTTACCATTTGGTGAAACATTAATTGACGGCCAAccaataggtaataattttatCTCCCTAGATTCGCTTTCATGCCCCGCACAACTTCCAACTCAATCGAACCCAATCTCATTTTGTACTTCAGAAACTGCAGTACCAAGTTCAACAAATATTATGCTAGCTCCATCCATCAATTCAGTTAACACTATTTCTCCTATGATAAAGAATATAGCTCCATCTGTACCGAATATGGCAATAACAAACTCACCATGTCCTCAATCATTCGTTCAACCTTTTATTTTGAATCAAGACTCATTTTGTAACAACAATATCCAGTCACTTAATCCTATAATTACCCCTACGTTTATCCCAATACAATCTCTACCCCAAGTTCAATTTGTTAACAACATACCATCTTCAACAATAAGTGTTATACCCTCCTTATCGTTGTCTGACACTTGTTATTCTCCTATTTCTAATTTACCTTCCGTTTGTACTTCTATTCAACCAATCGTTCCTCCTTCATATCCTTTAATAACATCGAATCTAAATCAAGCTGATTGCATATCAGGAGCATCAGCTGCAATTTCACCTATTAACAAAATCGTAAATTCCTTAACTACAAATATAATGTCAAACTTGCTTTCAAAAAGATTACCAACCCCACCTCTAGTAAATCTCCCTCCAGTTAATCCTTATAATTGTAACCTTATTACAGAATCCACAGCTTCTATTCTACCAATTTTTGATATACCAGTGGCTTGCAACGAATATGTACCACCAATATATAGTTCTATCGTTCCTATATCTACATTTAATCCAAATCTATTTTGTATGGAAACCGGTAGCTGTGAAACTTGTGTTCCTTTTGTTTTATCATTGACTGACGCCTTTTATCCTGAGTCTTCATTCATGTCTGTGCCTGCTTTAACATCAGATTCGACAAGTTTATATGGATCTTTAATTACACCAGTAACTTTACCACAGGCGCCGTCTGTGGTTAAAATAAACAATGCAGTAAACATGTGCAGCTAA